The following coding sequences lie in one Apium graveolens cultivar Ventura chromosome 3, ASM990537v1, whole genome shotgun sequence genomic window:
- the LOC141711710 gene encoding uncharacterized protein LOC141711710: protein MNSPQSALSPLKNSVISEPQKHTTDLFTRNSGYFSKENEVQRNGTNMYNNESYIGVVEVYVHQARDIHNVCIYQKQDVYAKLCLTNDPENAVSTQIINGGGKNPVFNQNIRLNVRKIDTSIKCEIWMLSRVKNYLEDQLLGFALVPLSEVVMRNGKLEKDFSLSSTDLFHSPAGFVQLSLSYSGASPDVMAISALSNSVPDGEVPDSLANAFSKLEFPDPNIADENHMMVSEYYGISCSNIESQSSDSLESSDTDNNLNSETGADLVENSSTEAISSNDIPKSENPPSSVSTNVSSSASIPASCQSSDSPRTSKSPSEECISPPKDDQKEKTAESGDTESDSTGGVAGNSCAKPVVSISIEPEKKVEQQDFVNMYMKSMQEFTDSLAKMKLPLDGASRTTSSGDSSTDQNVQGSTTPSSRVFYGSRAFF, encoded by the coding sequence ATGAACTCTCCTCAATCAGCCCTGTCACCTTTGAAGAACTCTGTCATTTCTGAGCCTCAGAAGCACACAACTGATCTCTTTACAAGGAACTCTGGTTACTTTTCCAAGGAAAATGAGGTGCAAAGAAATGGAACCAACATGTATAATAATGAAAGCTACATTGGTGTTGTTGAGGTTTATGTACATCAAGCTAGAGACATCCACAATGTATGCATATATCAAAAGCAAGACGTATATGCTAAGCTCTGTCTCACCAATGATCCTGAAAATGCTGTCTCCACACAGATTATTAATGGTGGCGGGAAAAATCCTGTGTTTAATCAGAATATTCGGCTCAATGTCAGGAAGATTGACACTTCAATCAAATGCGAGATATGGATGCTTAGCCGAGTGAAAAATTATCTTGAAGACCAGCTGTTAGGGTTTGCATTAGTGCCACTTTCTGAAGTAGTTATGAGAAATGGAAAGCTAGAGAAGGACTTCTCCCTCTCTTCAACTGATCTTTTTCATTCCCCAGCAGGGTTTGTTCAGTTATCCCTCTCCTACAGTGGGGCATCACCAGATGTCATGGCAATTTCTGCACTTTCGAACTCTGTGCCTGACGGGGAAGTTCCAGATTCCCTTGCCAATGCTTTCAGTAAGCTCGAGTTCCCCGATCCTAATATAGCAGATGAGAATCATATGATGGTTTCAGAGTACTATGGGATCTCGTGTTCTAATATTGAATCACAAAGTTCTGACAGTTTAGAGTCCAGTGACACTGACAATAACCTTAATTCGGAGACTGGTGCAGATTTGGTCGAGAACAGTTCAACAGAAGCTATCAGTTCCAATGATATCCCTAAGAGTGAGAATCCTCCAAGCAGTGTTTCAACCAATGTATCCTCATCTGCTTCGATCCCTGCAAGCTGCCAGTCTTCTGATTCGCCAAGAACCTCAAAATCTCCAAGCGAGGAATGCATCTCACCTCCTAAAGATGATCAGAAAGAAAAAACTGCTGAATCTGGAGACACTGAGAGTGATTCAACGGGAGGCGTTGCCGGAAATTCATGTGCAAAACCTGTTGTCTCCATAAGCATTGAACCTGAGAAAAAGGTGGAACAACAGGATTTTGTTAACATGTACATGAAAAGCATGCAGGAATTCACGGATTCCTTGGCGAAGATGAAGCTCCCACTGGATGGTGCAAGCCGAACAACCAGTTCCGGGGACTCGAGTACAGATCAGAATGTGCAGGGATCAACCACACCTAGTTCCCGAGTTTTCTATGGGAGTAGGGCTTTCTTCTAA
- the LOC141713893 gene encoding uncharacterized protein LOC141713893: protein MYDHNTQRPRGFGFITYDLEEAVDRVLQRTFHELNGKMVEVKRAVPKELSPGPARSPLLGYNYGFGRTSNFLNSYGEGYNLSLSPIRSYGVRMEGRLNPIVSGHSGFSPYGSLPYGVNMSLEPGLSPSFGGSSSFSNNLGYEPAPSLNYGGNLNSYSTPIGFNVGRGQSFPKSRTRNVWETVGLNRSADVASAGSYLGSGDGSLGIFGNSLANFGSSLVSAQNVGSVSRSSSRYIEYGGGENNYQLGATGLGRNFEPGRAASSPFVASTGDYQRSHDDLYIANLRFVDAPWESTSSEVDGSSSYGFGLGSADESTVKSSDGFVGSCGIADRQASRGKTILQRIESTSQFQVISTQI from the coding sequence ATGTATGACCACAATACACAAAGGCCTAGGGGTTTCGGATTCATAACATATGATCTAGAGGAAGCAGTGGATAGGGTGTTACAGAGAACCTTTCATGAGCTCAATGGTAAAATGGTCGAGGTCAAGCGGGCAGTTCCCAAAGAGCTCTCCCCAGGTCCGGCTCGTAGCCCTCTGCTCGGATACAACTATGGTTTTGGTAGAACCAGCAATTTTCTCAATAGCTATGGTGAGGGATATAACCTGAGCCTGAGCCCCATCCGGAGCTATGGAGTCAGGATGGAAGGCAGACTTAATCCAATTGTTAGTGGTCATTCTGGATTCTCCCCATATGGTTCCCTTCCATATGGAGTAAATATGAGTCTGGAACCAGGGTTGAGTCCAAGCTTTGGAGGAAGCTCCAGCTTCAGTAACAACCTTGGATATGAGCCTGCTCCAAGTTTAAATTATGGCGGTAACCTAAACAGTTACAGCACTCCTATTGGATTTAATGTGGGTAGAGGTCAATCTTTTCCAAAGTCGCGAACTAGAAATGTATGGGAAACTGTTGGCCTTAATAGGTCTGCAGATGTTGCTTCTGCTGGTTCATACTTGGGGTCTGGAGATGGGAGTCTTGGAATCTTTGGAAATAGCTTGGCTAATTTTGGTTCCTCTCTTGTTTCTGCTCAAAATGTAGGGAGTGTCTCTAGATCTAGCAGTAGGTATATAGAGTATGGAGGTGGAGAAAACAATTATCAGTTGGGAGCTACAGGGCTCGGAAGAAACTTTGAACCGGGTAGAGCTGCAAGTTCACCTTTTGTTGCATCAACGGGTGATTATCAACGATCACATGATGACTTATACATTGCCAATTTAAGGTTTGTAGATGCACCATGGGAGTCCACATCTTCGGAGGTTGATGGTTCTAGTTCATATGGGTTTGGACTTGGCAGTGCAGATGAATCCACAGTGAAAAGCTCTGATGGTTTCGTTGGATCTTGTGGTATTGCAGATAGACAAGCCAGTAGAGGTAAGACTATTCTTCAGCGTATAGAGTCTACTTCTCAATTTCAAGTGATTTCCACTCAAATATAA